The genomic window TAGCAAAccttaacaaataaaaataaaatctgtaTGATTCTGTTCACTACTCtagagaaaaaacaatttttgtcaCCGTTATAGCATACCTGAATCCAGCGAAATCAGAGGATGAGTATGCTTGAAGAAAGCTTACAAGATTATCAACTAACAGGTGGACATATACTCCATTAAAATCAACTGATTTGAAAGCTTGATTGTGAACAATAGGTGATTTGCTGTGGCTGACAGGCTTGCCAATAATTCCATATACCTTTGTGTCAGGACCAATTCTTCTAAAGTTGTAAAGATCCAACAGATCCTTGATCGTTGGTTGACCTGGCGCAGAAACTTTACTAGAATCTAAGGTGCCAAAGGTCAAATAACCACCAAATTTCGAACAAAGAATCCGAGACATCAAACCTCTTTCACCCATAACAAGTCCAATTGTGGGAACCTGAAATTTGAGTGAAAAGTTCAGACGATGACAACATGAAATCACAATCAGAAATCAGCACACAATTGATTTAACTGCATGCTAGTACGCACTTACTTGAGCTTTTGAGGTTATATGGAACATGCGAGCAACATCTGCAATGTCCACAGCAGTAGTAGCAATCTTAACAATGTCGGCTCCAGTCTGTTGTATTCTTGCAACAAGGCCATCAAGGTCCTCAACAGAAGGGGTATTCTGATAGTTGTGCGATGAAACAATTACTTTGAACTTTCCAGGCTTCTTTCCGTCAATAGATTTGATGAACTCACTTGCCACCTtaacatacaaatataaaGTAGGAGAAACTAATTAGCATCAAAAACATCttctaaaatatccaaaatatattacGATGGTCACCTGAAGTTCAACATCAATATAATCAGCTCCCAACTCCATGGCCAGACGAAGCACATCCCGTCTCTCATTTTCATCACCTTCATACTGACCACCTTCCCATTTTGGTCTAAAGAGCAGAcattatacaaaaaacaacattACTCATACTGCAGCCCAATAAGTAGCTCGTAACTTATTGAAAGCTCGACACAATAAAGCACAAGAAGTTCGATatcaaacatttaaaaagtCTCAAGCTTGAACACACAAACCTGTAGGTGAATAAAGTGGGTAGAGGAGATTTCTTAATAATGGTTTTTAGATCCTCAAGAGGATTGAAGTCCTTTAGCCAATCTAATCGAATTTCAACCAAGTCTGCACCCAATTCATGGGCTTTACTCGTTTCAATCACCATCTTGTCTATTGAATCCGCCATCACTGGAGCACAGATCAAGCTCGGATTCTTCACGATATCATGACTTCCGATCTCCATTTCCGTGGAATTTGAAGCCACCTGAGATCACAAAACAGGATAAATTCCACAATCAATTAAAAATCCAACTACTTCTCagaactaaacaaaaattctgaAGATCGATTCTAAATAGCTAAACCAATGTTGTACACGAAACATCAAAGTCTTCATCCAAAACTAAtaccaaatttatttgaagCGATAAATCTGCAAATTCATCATTACCTATCCTTCTCCAATAAAAACGGaacagaaaacaacaaaagaaaactgaaCTAAAGGAAGAATCACTAACATAGACATTGCTAGGTTCCATGCTTCGCCGGCGCCTTTGATCGGAAAATACCACCGGAAACGGTACACTCCTTAGCCGCGGGGACGAAGAATCGGCAAAGAAGCGAGTGGAGAAATCGGCGGCTGGAAAACGGAGATTGGCGACGGAGGTAGGTGAAAGTCGGGGTTTGGAGAGTAGACGAGGAGGGTTGGTGAGACGAGCATTAGTTGAAGAAGCTGCCATTGAGAGGCGACAAACAACAACGACCCTTTGCGGCTTTTTTTCACAACTTTTATTGGATTTctaaattttggtatttttaacGTTTTTATACGCTAAAAAATGGTAGGTGAAGTTTCGATTAGgcgcaaaaaaaaattatttatatctccttttcattttctgatattgacaattatatatgtttgtttaaatCATCAAGAGAAAATTCGTTATCTGTAATCTGAAGTTAAGAATTATAGCAGAACAAATGACATCAACAATATGTGATTTTgttcacacaaaaaagaaagtcaaaCAAATAGAGGTCAGCAAGTTCTTGAGTCTTTAACTACACTGGTGGCCATTGTTGGGCATGCAATGTAGAAAACTCAGCACGTTTTGCACTACAATAGTGGGCTGCGTTTTTTGGGCCCATAGGAAGCCTCTTTAGTGGGCTCGAATTGCATAGCAAACTAAagaacaataaataataaataataataataattcccACACACCACAAAGCTTTTCTTAACTCGCCAATAAACTTTAGTacaaaagacaacaaaatatttgtttaggAACAACCCAATATAAAATGTGCTTTTTATTTGAACATCCAACGAGGCAACAACAAACGTAATTAGACCATCTCCATTGAAGGTATTTCATAAGAGTTTttcacaattaaaaaaataaaaataatgaaaatgaaggAGAGAAAATGTAGAAAGTTTCTCACTTGAAAAATTTTGAGATATTCTCTACAACCCATCATGACAATTCTCATCTCACtattgattcaattttttaacaaaattacttttttaatcaaataattaaattataatataatattaatattttttttgttttagaaactTTGTAGGTTTCTCATGGATGGAGATGCCTTTACTCGTACTTAGCAATATGTATAATTTGCattaacataatatttttcagcAAAAAGTAAAGCACATGTTTATTCGAAAATATGTGCAATATATAAGAGCTTCTactaaaaagtgaaaactcGATCTACGCCCATCTTCAAGAATTcagcaaatatattttcttttccacCGAACACATCctttaaattgataaataataatctttttgGAAAAAGGTGAGACAAATtccatttaaaatcaatttataatattttactattagagctaaaagttttcttttatagaGACAGTATCATTATTACAACACAAAATGCGCTCTCATCagttaaggaaaaaaacaactcaGCTTTGATTTGTTCATCATTACAGTAACCAAAAAAGATGGCTTCATCTATATTGCTAACACTCATCaccttcatctttctctcctcactttctctctcttcgcCGACGACAAATACAATCCCATCTTCGCAAACAATCTCTCCCTCTGAAGAAAAGATCTCACCGGAGATCGCTCCTCTCCTCCCTTCACCCGCCGTCTCCTCCACTCAAACCatcccttcttcttcaacacttCCTGAACCagaaaacgacgacgtttccGCAGATCCTGATCCCGCCTTCGCTCCATCGGCTTCTCCTCCGGCTTCATCTCTTGCTTCTCTGTCTTCTCAAGCTCCCGGAGTTTTCATCTACTTTGTCTTCGCCGCCGTCTATTGTTTCTCGCTCCGGCTTCTTGCCGTTTCAGCTATATAGGtcattcatatattttagacCACGTACGTCATTATTTTCATGAGTTTATTTGTCCCCTAAAAATAACgaataaaattagatttagtttgattttcaatttttttttactatttgtattttttattgttctcCACTTAACATTTTGTTACAGTTTTAGATTGGTTTAGATGAAAAACGCAAGTAATATATTACGTCAGAACCACATAATTGATGCATAATTAACTTAAGAACTCtggataaaaataaaaataaaaactaatttaccGTTAAGTGATTCAATACACTTTGAGGACTTatacttttctcttcttttcatttcatttgttCGTTTACTATacactaacttttttttttttttttatcgctAAGCTAAAGAACcttttgaaaaagttgaaattaCGTTTCAAATTAAAGTGACGTCATATGCATGCTTTACAGTATACTGCAGTTTATAGTAGTATCAAAATCAAACGTTCCAAAAATTTGTACTGTTTACATGCAAATAACACTTGAGTAATTATATGTAGACTACTAATTAATTTCGACATAAGTTTATGTAAAACACCAgttttttatgattatttttgtcttaatCTTGAGACGTGTTTATGAACTGAATGAATGTATTACTTTGTGAATTAACGTATTTAAGTATAGTGCATTATTGCATAATTCCTAAAATGCCACAAGGTTAGAGGCGCATGCATGTGAGTTACTGCATATGCTGGCCTCACGGCtaaaagcaacaacaaaaaaaggtgCCTTCTTTTCTTGTCCCACACTTTATCTTATTTCTGGGGTTTCAAAGTctcaatattaaaattaataatatctAGGTGAGAAGAAATATGTAAAGgacgtttcttgttttcacaTTATAGGGTTTTATGCGTGAAAGATTGTATATGTTACTATAAGGTTGATTGATACCCACTCACTTTGTCCTTATATACGTGCAAgcataaaaataagattagaTTTCtcaaaagttatatttatatataagttatcagtttatttgtatattgtCAACAAGTTTCTTGCAAAACCCAGTAATAAATTATGAACATTAGAAAGATTCGTGTCcctttgttttgtataagaAGTACAAGAAAGTGTACACAAACTTTAGATTAAAAAATCTGCTCACGTCCCACCAACGCAAACTCGAATCTCCAAACGCAGACGCTAACGTCTGCATATGAGCTAGGTGTACTCAAGTCACCCCTATATCAGTCCCTATTTACATGGACAGTTACaatttttcaacaaaaccaCAAACTCAAACAACGAAAAACGGACCGGCTTTACAAAATCACaccacaaaccaaaaaatcacACCGGGCAAATAAGAACTCACATCCAAAACCATTATACCAAAACTGGAGGCAAAAAATTAGAGCCGGCCCATGTTGCGTCTGCGTCCAACAACGCCAAAAAACGCGATCAacaagtcaaagatcttacTCATGTCATTATGGTCATCAAGGTTCGCCGTTTTGTTCCTTGTTTTCTA from Arabidopsis thaliana chromosome 3, partial sequence includes these protein-coding regions:
- the MEE32 gene encoding dehydroquinate dehydratase, putative / shikimate dehydrogenase (MATERNAL EFFECT EMBRYO ARREST 32 (MEE32); FUNCTIONS IN: NADP or NADPH binding, 3-dehydroquinate dehydratase activity, shikimate 5-dehydrogenase activity, binding, catalytic activity; INVOLVED IN: embryo development ending in seed dormancy; LOCATED IN: chloroplast stroma, chloroplast; EXPRESSED IN: 23 plant structures; EXPRESSED DURING: 15 growth stages; CONTAINS InterPro DOMAIN/s: Quinate/shikimate 5-dehydrogenase/glutamyl-tRNA reductase (InterPro:IPR006151), Aldolase-type TIM barrel (InterPro:IPR013785), Quinate/shikimate 5-dehydrogenase (InterPro:IPR011342), NAD(P)-binding domain (InterPro:IPR016040), Dehydroquinase class I (InterPro:IPR001381), Shikimate dehydrogenase substrate binding, N-terminal (InterPro:IPR013708); Has 14455 Blast hits to 14453 proteins in 2669 species: Archae - 507; Bacteria - 10604; Metazoa - 0; Fungi - 391; Plants - 114; Viruses - 0; Other Eukaryotes - 2839 (source: NCBI BLink).); this translates as MAASSTNARLTNPPRLLSKPRLSPTSVANLRFPAADFSTRFFADSSSPRLRSVPFPVVFSDQRRRRSMEPSNVYVASNSTEMEIGSHDIVKNPSLICAPVMADSIDKMVIETSKAHELGADLVEIRLDWLKDFNPLEDLKTIIKKSPLPTLFTYRPKWEGGQYEGDENERRDVLRLAMELGADYIDVELQVASEFIKSIDGKKPGKFKVIVSSHNYQNTPSVEDLDGLVARIQQTGADIVKIATTAVDIADVARMFHITSKAQVPTIGLVMGERGLMSRILCSKFGGYLTFGTLDSSKVSAPGQPTIKDLLDLYNFRRIGPDTKVYGIIGKPVSHSKSPIVHNQAFKSVDFNGVYVHLLVDNLVSFLQAYSSSDFAGFSCTIPHKEAALQCCDEVDPLAKSIGAVNTILRRKSDGKLLGYNTDCIGSISAIEDGLRSSGDPSSVPSSSSPLASKTVVVIGAGGAGKALAYGAKEKGAKVVIANRTYERALELAEAIGGKALSLTDLDNYHPEDGMVLANTTSMGMQPNVEETPISKDALKHYALVFDAVYTPRITRLLREAEESGAITVSGSEMFVRQAYEQFEIFTGLPAPKELYWQIMSKY
- the AGP27 gene encoding arabinogalactan protein 27 (arabinogalactan protein 27 (AGP27); Has 143 Blast hits to 114 proteins in 33 species: Archae - 0; Bacteria - 2; Metazoa - 17; Fungi - 12; Plants - 53; Viruses - 8; Other Eukaryotes - 51 (source: NCBI BLink).) — translated: MASSILLTLITFIFLSSLSLSSPTTNTIPSSQTISPSEEKISPEIAPLLPSPAVSSTQTIPSSSTLPEPENDDVSADPDPAFAPSASPPASSLASLSSQAPGVFIYFVFAAVYCFSLRLLAVSAI